ATATGGCAATTATTTAGGAAATCTTTAACCTAATATTATGAAATGGAAGCACGTAACTACTGATGCTAGATTCACATCTAAGTACAAATAACACGAGCACAATAGGTCATCTTAAGATGATTGAATGATACCCATTTTTGAGATTCAGTATTTATCATATCATGTACTGTAAACAATCTCATTTCTCCTACAATTGGACATGCTTTTTTATATGGTTTTGACAATGGTGGATATTAGATTTTATAATCTAATATCATAATTAAGGTAACTGTGCTATACGATTTGTTTCTAAATTCTTCTCAGAGAGTTCCTAAATGGAAAGGCTGGGTATCAGTAGTAAACTATAGAAGTGTGACTTTGTCCTCACATTTTACCACATCAATTCCTCGCCCCCCCTATATTCTGCTGCTATGTTAATATTTGATCAGCTGCAAAGGTGAATACAGTATATTAGCAGGTACTTAAACTTTATTTCAGTCTAAAATATGCTGTTATGATATGATAGTCTGATGTACTTTCAATGTGAAATGTAATTAATTTCCTCATGTTTTAGGTTGCAGCCGTGATACTGTTTGCTGGTTGGCTGCTGATGAGTTTTGGAGCATTACTTGTTTTGTCATGGACAATCATACCTACAGGGATATGTCAAAGAAGGGTGTGTACTCCAGCCAGATACACACAGATCACTGCAGGTACTTAACAACATTTCTTAATTTTCACACTGTATGGAAAGAATCAAAATGTATTCAGACAAAAGGAATGtagatatttaaaaatacaaaagtggtcaggaaaataggatttttgtattcGCCATACAATCCTATTCTcagagtccattgagggacacagcttgATATCAAGAGAACCCAGCATTACATTACTAACTCCAGGATAAATAGACAATAGGCACATAGAAAACTGAAGGACAATCCTCTTGAGACTACAGCCCCCTCCCACCTGTCCAGTTGTAGCAAGCGGTCCAAAGAGAAAGCAATAGGATATTAGAGACGGGAGCTGTGCCCTGAATGgactcagagaaaaggattttatggtgcgTACACAAATCCTATTTTCTTCATCATGCACCAAGGGACACAGCTTAATGGTAAGATACCTAGGGACCTACAAAAGCAGTCCAAACTGTGGGAATAGCACACCCAACAACATGGGTGCACCAACCCAATAGGAAAATTACAAAAAAGGAAACCAAGGGCATCAATTAGTTGCTTGCAGAAATCTTCAGCTGAAACTATCTATGCAAGCAGACATACCGACTTTCTAGAACAAGGTTGTAGTATTACAATTTTGTGACATCAAGGCTCAGTGACTAAAAGCCCAAGAACTACTAACTGCAATAGTGTAATTTGCTTTAATGGAAGAAAAGGAAAAACTTGGCAATGGCAGAAAACGAATTACTCTCACCAAATCCAGGCAAAGGAGAGAAATATCCTTGGGGTGAACTGATGCCAGACACAGGAAAGATGCTTATAAGTCACTTGCAGAAACATAATATCTTAATGAGGGTGAAAAACAGAAACCACTAAGGGcaaccatacatggattgaaatttagcaggttcagcagggaccttaAGAATCTGGAGAATTGGTCAGAGACCAAAAACCTGATAACGGGAGACCTGATAACTGGTCAGAATAGGATCCAGTGAGGTAACAAAAGATTAATTGCTCATAACTCTAGGATGTTCATTGTAAGCTTATTCCTGAGACCAACAACCCCAAAGATACAAATGATCCAGAACTCCATCCCAATCCAGAATATTGGCATCTATTGCAACAATCTTTCTATGTATAGGAGGAAAATCCATCCTCCGACAAAGCTGGGGACAGAAGCTACTATGACAGAGATATCTAGGTCAAGGATGTAACAATCAGCTAGTCTTGAGAGACTGCATTTATTCCATGTCATGACAATGTTCCATTGCAAAGTTCTGGAGTGGAATTAAGTTAGTAGGACTGCTTTGAAGGTAGAAGCCATCAACCAGCACTGTGCAGGGAAAACTGATGTTGGGATTGAATTTGCTGAACCTGATTCTGCAGTTTCATCCACTTATCGTGGGGTAAAAAGACCGCTGCATGAGTGGTATCCAGGAGGCCCAATTACTCCAAGTAATGTGATAGAATCAGCGAAGACATCTCAAAGTACAGGGTCCATTTCAAGTCTTCCAAGGATCACATCATGCCTGACACATTGAAATTCAGGGTCAGAGAAGTTTGTTCTTGCACCAAAAGCTGGTCATCCAGGTATCTGAATACTATTATACTTCTGAGATGAAGGTCTAGAACCAATGCAAGGAACTTTGTGAGCACTCCAAGGCAAGGCCAAAGGCAAGAGCCACAAACTGATAGTGATTGTTGCCCACATCAAAGCAAATAAATCATTGATGACCTCCAGAAAGATAGGAGAATGTGTACATCTTTTATTTCAATGGATACCAAGTGATGAAAGCAATAACTGACCAAACAAATTTCATCCAAAACTTCTGAGGTATTGAGAACCATTAAATTCAACATAGTATGAAGGCATCCTTTTGGTTTTGGAACTGTAAACAGgttcgcaaaaaaaaaacaaaaaaacttgaagTTCACAGAGAGAACACCAATATAATTAATGAACAAGGAAAAGATGCAATCATTGGCTAACTGGAGAGATTTCCAATATCCAACCTGAAACTGCCAGTATTTAGTCAATAGAGAAGGAAAATGAAAATTCTCCTAAGGACACTAAGAAAACTGGCCAGTTCTAAGATGAGGTGTGTCTATAGCCTATGGGGAGCTGGTCTTCGTTTTTCTATGTGCCTAATGTCCATTTCTAGTGCAGATGGCAGAATAGCCCTAGGTCTCCTAATATAAAGCTGTGTCACTCAAATGATGATagagacattatttttttggttgaatacaTCACTACCAGCCAAAATATAGCATCATGGTGCAACTATTCATATATAATATCACTTTGTAAGTGGTATGATATCTGATTGGTCAGATTAATGTAAACAATGGAATGGGGGGATGCCTCTTTAGCTACCATCAATCCTTCATAAGGGAAAGACCTATATGTATAAATGCAGGAAAGAGTCAGAACCAGCTGAAGAACctgtggacaccaaaaaaaaataacagacataaGTTGGACATATTGCAAATTGTGGCATGTTGgtgtagaacagcctttctcaaccttttttccctAGAAGAACCCTTGTAATAAGTTTCTTGTCTCAGGTTACCCCTGCTAAAACCATTTTATTAGGAGTCAGTGGAAAAAAATAACAGTTACACTGATGGTAAGTGGGAAAATGCCCCCTTAAGTGGTTGTCAGAATGCTACCTTTACAGACATCTAGAACAATTGGTGTCATGCCACTGACTTTGCCATATATTGTTGGCCCATGGAACTatacaggcaccatcaaatgggaggtcattCGGTCATAGCTCAAAGAAcctctagaaacctctggaggaaccgtaGGGTTCCATGAAAACCTGGTTGAGAGTGGCTGGTATAGATTAAATGTACCTTACAATTTCTCTGAAGTGATATCTTTGCTTACCTTTTGCAGTTGCAGTTACTGTCCTTGGTCTTATCCTCTTCCCTTTGAGTCTTCGTTCTTCATTTGCAAATCGGATTTGTGACTCATCATATGTCTACAAAAGCGGAAGCTGTTCCCTTGGTTGGGGATACATGATGGCCATTATAACTGTGATGCTCTCCTGCTTCCTTCCAATCATTGGTCGTTATAATTTGAATGAAATGAAGACCAAGATATTGAGGTCTAAGCTATCCCAGAGTATGCTGCCTTGTGAGAACCACAGATACTGAGTGCCACTGATCACTATTGTTCTCCCCTAAGATAAACCAGCACCCTagctacaatgctgtgaaaaagtatttgccgtctttcagatttttgtttttttttgttttgcatatttgtcacacctaaatgactcagatcatcaaacacattttattatcACACAAAGATAactcaagtaaatacaaaatgcagtttttaaatgatggtttcatttattaaggcaaaacaattgtccaaacctgcctggctttatgtgaaaaagtaattaccccccaaacctaataactggttgtgccacacttggcggcaacaacttcaatcaagcgtttgcgataactggcaatgagtctttcacattgctgtggagcaattttggcccactctttgcagaattgttttaatttggctacattggagggttttccagcatgaatggcctgtgtaaggtcatgatacagcatctcacttggatttaagtccgggctttgactaaggcactccaaaacctaaattttgctttgtttgagccatttggaggtggacttgctgttgagTTTAAGGTCAAGAATTGATGGCCgggcattctcctttaggattttctggctCAGAATTCATGGTTGCATCAATTGTGgttaagtcgtccaggtcctgcagcTACCACCACGTCTGACTGTTGGTATAATGTTCTTATTATGAAATGCTGTATCAGTTTTATGCAagatgtaacaggacgcacaccttccaaaatgtTAAATTTTTATCTCATCAATCCACAGAATATTTTCCTAAAAGTCTTGGAGATAATACAaaagttttttggtaaatgtgagatgagcctttggcctttgaactctcccatggatgccctTTTTGCTCTGTCTCTTTCTTAttattgaatcatgaacactgatcttacctgaggcaagtgaagcCTGCATTCTTTAGatattgttctgggttcttttatgacctcctggatgagttgtcgtcatgctcttggagtaatttttgtaggccagccactcctaggaaggttcaccactgttccaagttatctcaatttgtggataatggctctccccgtggttcactggagttccaaagccttagaaatggctttgaaacccttcctagacagatacatgtacattactttgtttctaatctgttcctgattttttttagattgtggcatgatgtgtggctttttgtgatctgttagcatgcttcactttgtcagacagcttttatttatgtgatttcttgattcaacaggtctggcagtaatcaggcctgggtgtggcaagtgaaatttaactcagctttccaaaaaaaatgtggttaatcacagttcattcatgattcagcatgggagagggcaattactttttcacatagggccaggcaggtttgaacagcttttttttcccttaataaattaaataataatttaaaaactgcatcttggatttactcgggttatctttgtgtaatattaaaatttgtttgatgatctgaatcatttaagtgtgagaaatatacaaaaaaaaaaaatcaggaagggggcaaatactttttcacagcagtgTATGTCAAGCAATGATCCCTTCTTTCCTCCATAGGTATAAACATGCATTTTTGGCCCATTTTATATTTACGTTTTTTAAAAGATTCTTCAGTGGTTGAATTGTCTTTAGACTGTGACTTATGTCTGGTGTTACTTTTGACGTCAAACTTCGATTcaattttagtcatagtcttttgactaaaatgccattttagttttagtcatattttagtcatctgaattgttttagcttTAGCTGTATTCTAGTCAACTAAAAccttcagtacattttagttgactaaaatcgaatgggtttagttaaattgcaatgcgttatttaaccacttgctgaccaggaccTTTCTGGAATATTTTGCTTACACGTTTAAATtcatattttttgcaaaaaaaaaaaattacttagagcccccaaacattatatatatatatatatatatatatatatatatatatatatatatatatatatatttatttttatagcagggaccctagagaatgaaatggtgattgccgcaatattttatgtcacactgtatttgcgcagcggtcttgcaaatgcaatttttctggaaaaaaatacactttaatggaaaaaacaaacaaaacacaatagttaccccaattttttgtataatgttaaagatgatgttacgctgagtaaatagatacccaacatgtcatgctttaaaattgcgcacgttcgTGGAATGTGACAGacgacagtacttaaaaatctccataggcgatgctttaaattgttttacaggttacatgtttagcgttACAGTGGCGGTCTTGCTCTAGAAATGTTGCTCTCACTTTGATGATATTGgcgatgtgtggtttgaataccgtttacatatgcgggcacaacgtaaatatgtgttcgcttctgtgcgcaagcacggagggatggggcgctttacattttttttctaatttactttttatttttacactgtccctttattttttttatcacttttgttcCTTTTACagggaatttaaacatcccttataatagaaataagcttgacaggtcctttttattgagagatctggggtcaaaaagaacccaGTTCTCTCTTTTAcctgtaaaaacaaaataaaaaaaaagtttgacgttttttttttttttgaaaataatctATTTAAGCACGTGAAATGGAAGTGACGTCATAGgtcactccagtcctccaaggaaATAGAGACGAGTGGGGGcgatcttgccctcacttgacctCCTGCCCTGCAAACGGCCGCACTGGATCGCTTCTGGGtttaccgatggctctggtaagcttGGAAACGGCCGGGAAGCGGCAggaggggcacctctcccgccacctatAAAATCTGCCCACGGGACTACTTTTTTCTTGTAGAGAATCGCCCACAATAAATaacaataccagggttatggcaactagctacTGTCATAACAtaggtatttaatgtcaaagtaatgatGCATATTTACtgtgggcagtcggcaagtggttttaagcatttctctagaattctcaaactcattatatactcctagaGTAAAACTCTAATAacctgttattatttatggtattaaggtttgaacatgcactgcagacatagatttagccgttgtgatatataaaatctttacaaaTAGAACCAATtttcataaacaaaaatattgctttttgacaaacagaaatgcaactttaaaatataaaaaacaaaaaaaaactgtaaaccctATTGGCTGTAATGCTA
This window of the Aquarana catesbeiana isolate 2022-GZ linkage group LG01, ASM4218655v1, whole genome shotgun sequence genome carries:
- the LHFPL7 gene encoding LHFPL tetraspan subfamily member 7 protein, which produces MVSCMGSLWVALSFTLSLILGFSLLSSAWFKNDDISFGVFVQCSGQISSPCNQTCIVFRTLEEIPDLFWKVAAVILFAGWLLMSFGALLVLSWTIIPTGICQRRVCTPARYTQITAVAVTVLGLILFPLSLRSSFANRICDSSYVYKSGSCSLGWGYMMAIITVMLSCFLPIIGRYNLNEMKTKILRSKLSQSMLPCENHRY